From a region of the Haloferax volcanii DS2 genome:
- a CDS encoding MFS transporter: MVLLVNLARVVFAPLLGEFILFFEVDRATVGIVATLVWLGSAALRVPTGWLLTRVPRHRVVLGTGVVLVVASGVTASATTIEALMVGAVSMGLASGAYFVAANPLVSELFPDRVGRAMGIHGTASQLAAVGVAPFVTLVLAVGPDLVDRLPFVSAAWQLVFVCVGLAAAVVTLALFVTARSTDLPDAGAADRDLLGAARTEWRVVLTGIVILGFTGFVWQGLFNFYELYMVSKGLPATTARNMLTVVFGAGVPAFFLSGRLADKLPRIPYILGVLVSFVVSVFVLTMTSSLVGLIVVTAVVGYVIHSLFPALDAYLLDTLPDESRGSAYSVYSFGMMIFQASGSGVVGTLTDFGYAFDEVFFWFSVGLAVVVTGLIVFQRAGRIPN; the protein is encoded by the coding sequence ATGGTGTTACTCGTCAATCTCGCTCGGGTCGTCTTCGCACCGCTTCTCGGGGAGTTCATTCTCTTTTTCGAGGTCGACCGGGCCACCGTCGGCATCGTCGCCACCCTCGTCTGGCTCGGGAGCGCCGCCCTCCGCGTCCCGACCGGTTGGCTGCTCACCCGCGTGCCGAGACATCGCGTGGTGCTCGGGACCGGCGTCGTCCTCGTCGTCGCCTCGGGCGTGACCGCCAGCGCGACCACCATCGAGGCGCTGATGGTCGGCGCGGTCTCGATGGGGCTCGCCTCGGGCGCGTACTTCGTCGCCGCCAACCCGCTCGTGAGCGAGCTGTTTCCCGACCGCGTCGGCCGCGCGATGGGCATCCACGGCACCGCCAGCCAGCTCGCGGCCGTCGGCGTCGCCCCCTTCGTCACGCTCGTCCTCGCGGTCGGCCCCGACCTCGTCGACCGCCTCCCGTTCGTCTCCGCGGCGTGGCAGCTCGTCTTCGTCTGCGTCGGCCTCGCGGCCGCCGTCGTGACGCTCGCGCTGTTCGTCACGGCCCGCTCGACGGACCTCCCGGACGCGGGCGCGGCCGACCGCGACCTCCTCGGCGCGGCCCGCACGGAGTGGCGGGTCGTCCTCACCGGCATCGTCATCCTCGGCTTCACCGGCTTCGTCTGGCAGGGGCTGTTCAACTTCTACGAGCTGTACATGGTGTCGAAGGGGCTGCCGGCGACGACGGCGCGAAACATGCTGACGGTCGTCTTCGGCGCGGGCGTGCCGGCGTTTTTCCTCTCGGGGCGACTCGCGGACAAGCTTCCGCGCATCCCCTACATCCTCGGCGTGCTCGTCTCCTTCGTCGTCTCGGTGTTCGTCCTCACGATGACGTCGAGCCTCGTCGGTCTCATCGTCGTCACCGCGGTCGTCGGCTACGTCATCCACAGCCTCTTTCCGGCGCTCGACGCCTACCTGCTCGACACGCTGCCCGACGAGAGCCGCGGGAGCGCCTACTCGGTGTACTCGTTCGGCATGATGATATTCCAGGCAAGCGGGTCGGGCGTGGTCGGCACCCTGACCGACTTCGGCTACGCGTTCGACGAGGTGTTCTTCTGGTTCTCGGTCGGGCTGGCGGTCGTCGTCACGGGCCTCATCGTCTTCCAGCGCGCCGGGCGCATCCCGAATTGA
- a CDS encoding DHH family phosphoesterase, whose protein sequence is MFGPVGQFDTGAIFESLDSFVRTHPEIAAALVVALGALALVVYAAIRFKRPMGTRFAEALEGVDEIAVLMHPNPDPDAMAAAIGVACLAEQVGTTPTIQFAGQIRHQENRAFRTVLDLDLDPIDHVSDLAAEAVVLVDHNEPRGFAGAEGILPYAVVDHHPGDGTGEAFTDVRTDYGACSSIVAEYFRDVGAKPVPPDMHASEVNASYTVPSQVATGLVYGILTDTKHLTAGCSAADFDAAGFLFPGVNEDHLDRIANPEVSREVLEAKARAIAGRDVRGPFAVADIGTISNVDAIPQAADELIQLEGVTAAVVCGERESNVYLSGRSRDDRVHMGRTLEAALDHYRGSSAGGHARMGGGQIIRPDAVTDGGNGESVPRDELVEHIFEALSGDI, encoded by the coding sequence ATGTTCGGTCCGGTGGGGCAGTTCGACACGGGTGCTATCTTCGAGTCTCTCGACTCGTTCGTGCGAACCCACCCCGAAATCGCGGCGGCGCTCGTCGTCGCGCTCGGAGCCCTCGCGCTCGTCGTCTACGCCGCGATTCGGTTCAAGCGGCCGATGGGCACGCGCTTCGCTGAGGCGCTGGAGGGCGTCGACGAAATCGCCGTCCTCATGCACCCGAACCCGGACCCCGACGCCATGGCCGCGGCAATCGGCGTGGCCTGTCTCGCAGAACAGGTCGGCACCACACCGACCATCCAGTTCGCCGGCCAGATTCGACACCAAGAAAATCGCGCGTTCCGAACCGTTCTCGACCTCGACTTAGACCCAATCGACCACGTGAGCGACCTCGCCGCCGAAGCGGTCGTCCTCGTCGACCACAACGAACCGCGCGGCTTCGCGGGCGCGGAGGGCATCCTCCCCTACGCGGTCGTCGACCACCATCCCGGCGACGGGACCGGCGAGGCCTTCACCGACGTGCGCACCGACTACGGCGCGTGTTCGAGCATCGTCGCCGAGTACTTCCGCGACGTGGGCGCGAAACCCGTCCCGCCGGACATGCACGCCAGCGAGGTGAACGCCTCGTACACCGTCCCCTCGCAGGTCGCGACGGGCCTCGTCTACGGGATTCTCACGGACACCAAACACCTCACTGCGGGCTGTTCGGCCGCCGACTTCGACGCCGCCGGCTTCCTCTTCCCCGGCGTCAACGAGGACCACCTCGACCGCATCGCCAATCCCGAGGTCTCCCGCGAGGTGCTGGAGGCGAAGGCGCGGGCCATCGCCGGCCGCGACGTGCGCGGTCCCTTCGCGGTCGCCGACATCGGCACCATCTCGAACGTCGACGCCATCCCGCAGGCGGCCGACGAACTCATCCAACTCGAGGGCGTCACCGCGGCGGTCGTCTGCGGCGAGCGCGAGAGCAACGTCTACCTCTCGGGTCGCTCCCGCGACGACCGGGTTCACATGGGTCGGACGCTGGAGGCCGCCCTCGACCACTACCGCGGGTCGAGCGCCGGCGGCCACGCCCGGATGGGCGGCGGCCAGATAATCCGGCCCGACGCCGTCACCGACGGCGGCAACGGCGAGTCCGTCCCCCGCGACGAACTTGTCGAACACATCTTCGAGGCGCTCTCGGGCGATATCTGA
- a CDS encoding HVO_0758 family zinc finger protein yields the protein MKTTRKGLRDGELEKDTYGRLTCSECGESLKKKNDPDEVFSVRICADCGREWKELR from the coding sequence ATGAAGACAACGCGGAAGGGGCTTCGAGACGGGGAGTTGGAAAAAGACACCTACGGACGGCTGACCTGCTCCGAGTGCGGCGAGTCGCTGAAGAAGAAAAACGACCCCGACGAGGTGTTCTCGGTCCGTATCTGCGCCGACTGCGGGCGCGAGTGGAAGGAACTCAGATAA
- a CDS encoding aldo/keto reductase, which produces MATGRATWAYRDRFGDSFGRTFYRRFGPGVVSSIGIGTYLGEPTDAVDDRYRESLVSALEHGVNLVDTASNYRHGRAERVVGDAVRGADVDRDAVVVASKAGFVPFDRERPDDPGAYVRETVLDAGLADPDELAHGSHTIAPAFVDEMVDRSLDLTGLDHVDCYYLHNPETQLAVTDRETVYDRVEAAFEVLERRVAADDIGRYGVATWEALRVAPDHDAYLSLPELVRRAERAAETVGNDDHSLEAIQLPFNVVMADAFTVEAHDTDAGEAMSALWYAHEHGLHAFTSASLAQGDLAAEIPASVNSVLAGDTAAQRALNFSRSAPGVTAALVGASSVEHVAENVAAGTFDPLGARTFDSVFE; this is translated from the coding sequence ATGGCTACAGGACGGGCGACGTGGGCCTACCGCGACCGGTTCGGCGACAGTTTCGGCCGCACCTTCTACCGCCGGTTCGGCCCCGGCGTCGTCTCCAGTATCGGCATCGGAACCTACCTCGGCGAGCCGACAGACGCGGTCGACGACCGCTACCGCGAGTCGCTCGTCTCCGCGCTCGAACACGGCGTCAACCTCGTCGATACCGCGTCGAACTACCGCCACGGGCGCGCAGAGCGGGTCGTCGGCGACGCGGTCCGCGGGGCCGACGTCGACCGCGACGCCGTCGTCGTCGCCTCGAAGGCCGGGTTCGTCCCCTTCGACCGCGAGCGCCCCGACGACCCCGGCGCGTACGTCCGCGAGACGGTCCTCGACGCCGGCCTCGCCGACCCCGACGAACTCGCACACGGCAGTCACACCATCGCGCCCGCCTTCGTCGACGAGATGGTCGACCGCTCGCTCGACCTGACGGGACTGGACCACGTCGACTGCTACTACCTCCACAACCCCGAGACGCAGTTGGCCGTCACCGACCGCGAGACGGTGTACGACCGCGTCGAGGCCGCCTTCGAGGTGCTCGAACGCCGGGTCGCCGCCGACGACATCGGTCGGTACGGCGTCGCAACGTGGGAGGCGCTCCGGGTCGCACCCGACCACGACGCCTACCTGTCGCTGCCCGAACTCGTCCGTCGGGCGGAGCGCGCGGCCGAGACCGTCGGCAACGACGACCACTCGCTCGAAGCGATTCAGCTCCCGTTCAACGTCGTGATGGCCGACGCGTTCACCGTCGAGGCCCACGACACCGACGCGGGCGAGGCGATGAGCGCGCTCTGGTACGCCCACGAACACGGCCTGCACGCCTTCACGAGCGCCAGCCTCGCGCAGGGCGACCTCGCCGCCGAGATTCCGGCGTCGGTGAACTCGGTGCTCGCGGGCGACACGGCGGCTCAGCGGGCGCTCAACTTCTCGCGGAGCGCGCCCGGCGTGACCGCGGCGCTCGTCGGCGCATCGTCGGTAGAACACGTCGCGGAGAACGTCGCGGCCGGCACGTTCGACCCCCTCGGGGCGCGGACGTTCGATTCGGTCTTCGAGTGA
- a CDS encoding SDR family oxidoreductase, with product MRVAVLGCGYVGLELARTLVADGHDVWGVRRSDDGLDAVEATGAEAVRADVTDADSLGAVPDVDHVVFAASSGGRGADAARAVFVEGLRTAIDQFAARDSPPERLVYTSSTGVYGDHGGDFVDESTPLDPTTDKTRVLAEAERVAREYAAERGVEGTVTRFAGLYGPDRYRLERYLNGPVTAGYLNMVHRDDAAGVVASLLETDRARDDTVLVVDDEPVSKHEFADWLADECGVPRPEKRTKEERLDAGDLSAAARRRILTSKRCSNDYLRELGYSFAYPTYREGYRAAIDAYRADGD from the coding sequence ATGAGAGTCGCCGTCCTCGGCTGTGGCTACGTCGGCCTCGAACTCGCCCGCACGCTCGTCGCCGACGGCCACGACGTGTGGGGCGTCCGCCGCTCCGACGACGGCCTCGACGCCGTCGAAGCCACCGGCGCGGAAGCGGTTCGCGCCGACGTGACCGATGCCGACTCCCTCGGAGCGGTCCCCGACGTGGACCACGTCGTCTTCGCCGCGAGTTCCGGCGGCCGCGGAGCCGACGCCGCCCGGGCCGTCTTCGTCGAGGGTCTCCGAACGGCAATCGACCAGTTCGCCGCGCGCGACTCGCCGCCAGAGCGCCTCGTCTACACGTCGAGCACGGGCGTCTACGGCGACCACGGCGGCGACTTCGTCGACGAATCGACGCCGCTCGACCCGACGACCGACAAGACGCGCGTCCTCGCGGAGGCCGAGCGCGTCGCCCGCGAGTACGCCGCCGAGCGTGGAGTCGAGGGAACGGTCACCCGGTTCGCCGGGCTCTACGGCCCCGACCGCTACCGGCTCGAACGCTACCTGAACGGCCCGGTCACCGCGGGTTACCTCAACATGGTCCACCGGGACGACGCCGCGGGCGTCGTCGCGTCCCTCCTCGAAACCGACCGCGCCCGCGACGACACCGTCCTCGTCGTCGACGACGAACCCGTCTCGAAACACGAGTTCGCGGACTGGCTGGCCGACGAGTGCGGCGTCCCGCGCCCCGAAAAGCGCACGAAGGAAGAACGCCTCGACGCGGGCGACCTCTCGGCGGCCGCTCGCCGCCGCATCCTGACGAGCAAGCGCTGTTCGAACGACTACCTCCGCGAACTCGGCTATTCGTTCGCGTATCCGACGTATCGGGAGGGTTACCGGGCGGCAATCGACGCCTACCGAGCCGACGGCGACTGA